The following coding sequences lie in one Mucilaginibacter sp. KACC 22773 genomic window:
- a CDS encoding FG-GAP repeat domain-containing protein: protein MINKQKFFFYSLIIALFASLALCGSCNRDNGQADDERYIEEGKQLAQKRCSTCHQAPDASLLDKATWDKGILPAMAAKFGVRPFMGDYLVYSSSAISNADWHKIVMYYKSAAPDKLVIPKPNAVKDWAIFSLKRPAKTDTADGIAMTTMVAFNPNDKSFYTGGAGDKLYKWDSGLNATVVKKFQSPVVDAEFFKTAVNPNGAVITCIGVLPPNDQLKGKLISINLNSKLKGKDSVLITDSLPRPVKSAYADFNKDGLMDYVSCGFGHNKGGLFLVQQQPAHQFTKKIIRAMPGPSQLYIDDYNNDGWPDIVCLFAQADEGVWLFLNDKKGGFTTQNLVRFPSVYGSSSFQFIDFNNDGKPDILYTCGDNNDYSPIFKPYHGVYIFTNQGNWKFKQTYFYHINGCSKAMAADFDHDGDLDLAVIAFFPDFKYHPSEGFTYHEQTSPGKFKVHEIPVNPYGRWLAMDVNDIDGDGNMDIVLGNFSVGAKGLINQKDYNPNWDMYSPITVLHNIAKKSH, encoded by the coding sequence ATGATTAATAAACAAAAGTTTTTTTTCTATTCATTAATCATTGCGCTATTTGCTTCGCTCGCACTGTGCGGCAGTTGCAATAGGGATAATGGGCAGGCAGACGATGAAAGGTATATTGAGGAGGGCAAGCAACTGGCTCAAAAGCGTTGTTCCACCTGTCACCAGGCGCCAGATGCATCTTTGCTTGATAAAGCAACATGGGATAAAGGTATTTTGCCTGCCATGGCGGCTAAGTTTGGGGTAAGGCCCTTTATGGGCGACTACCTGGTATACTCATCATCAGCCATATCAAACGCCGATTGGCATAAAATTGTCATGTATTACAAAAGCGCTGCGCCCGATAAATTGGTTATCCCTAAGCCCAATGCGGTGAAAGATTGGGCTATTTTTAGCCTAAAACGACCGGCAAAGACGGATACAGCTGATGGTATAGCCATGACAACCATGGTTGCGTTTAACCCTAATGATAAAAGTTTTTACACCGGGGGGGCGGGCGATAAGCTTTATAAATGGGATAGCGGCCTCAACGCCACAGTTGTCAAAAAATTCCAGTCGCCGGTGGTTGACGCTGAATTTTTTAAAACGGCTGTAAATCCTAATGGCGCGGTTATTACCTGTATCGGAGTATTACCCCCTAATGATCAGCTCAAAGGGAAACTGATCAGCATTAACCTTAATAGTAAATTAAAGGGTAAAGACTCGGTTTTAATTACCGATAGCTTGCCCAGGCCGGTAAAAAGCGCTTACGCCGATTTTAATAAAGACGGTTTAATGGATTATGTATCCTGCGGATTTGGCCACAATAAAGGTGGCCTATTCCTGGTGCAGCAACAACCGGCACATCAATTCACAAAAAAAATCATCAGGGCAATGCCGGGGCCAAGTCAGCTTTATATAGATGATTACAACAATGACGGCTGGCCCGATATTGTATGCCTGTTTGCCCAGGCTGATGAGGGGGTGTGGTTATTTCTGAATGACAAAAAAGGAGGGTTTACTACGCAAAACCTGGTGCGTTTTCCATCCGTGTATGGATCAAGCAGTTTCCAGTTCATTGATTTTAATAACGATGGCAAACCTGATATTTTGTATACCTGTGGCGATAATAATGATTACTCGCCTATATTTAAGCCCTACCACGGGGTATATATTTTTACCAACCAGGGCAACTGGAAGTTTAAACAAACTTATTTTTACCATATAAACGGATGCTCAAAGGCTATGGCCGCAGATTTTGACCATGACGGCGATCTTGACCTGGCCGTTATCGCTTTCTTCCCCGATTTTAAATACCATCCTTCCGAAGGTTTTACTTACCATGAACAAACAAGCCCTGGCAAATTTAAAGTGCACGAAATCCCGGTTAACCCTTATGGCCGTTGGCTCGCCATGGATGTGAACGATATTGATGGCGATGGCAACATGGATATAGTTTTGGGTAATTTTTCGGTAGGCGCAAAAGGACTTATCAACCAAAAAGATTACAATCCTAACTGGGACATGTATTCACCCATCACCGTATTGCACAATATTGCCAAAAAGAGCCACTGA
- a CDS encoding FG-GAP repeat domain-containing protein, whose translation MHFKIKYLATTYLLLFTVLLSFATLIYGCKPKTNEPYKLTGNVKLDGENLVRLKCTRCHALTPINALPKDVWINHVLVSMAPMLKISTYGGQFFKQDAKDTTGASIVEWLAIVNYYKTLAPDTLLPGKKPTPLVEDWAGFTLKKPSAFSSTSFTTAINYNPATKKLYSADAVNEKLYSWDSNLKADSLASMPSAGVDISFDKEAGSNIGFVSAIGRMAPVDFPNGKIVKLNLDAKDVHASETYIASDLPRPVQTIVGDFNKDGLNDVVVCGQGDKKGGIYMLVQNKDKTYTQQVILNKAGSVQALKGDFNKDGWPDVMVLTGTGDEGLWLLLNDQKGGFTTRKLLTFPPTNSSTSFQLVDMNHDGNLDLVYTCGYNYHDSRILKPYHGLYIFTNAGDWNFKQKYFYPINGCTKAIAADFDGDGDVDIATIAFFADMQNTPQEEFIYFEQNKPFDFKPHAVPVSKYGRWMCMETADLNNDGKLDIILGNYADGFKFIHGLQPQWDRNLPLIVLENHTKK comes from the coding sequence ATGCACTTCAAAATAAAATACCTGGCTACTACTTACCTGCTTTTATTTACAGTTTTATTATCGTTTGCTACGTTGATTTATGGCTGCAAACCCAAAACAAATGAGCCCTATAAATTAACCGGTAATGTAAAGTTAGATGGCGAAAACCTGGTACGATTGAAATGTACAAGATGCCATGCATTAACACCGATAAATGCCTTGCCAAAAGATGTCTGGATAAATCACGTATTGGTGAGTATGGCACCCATGCTCAAAATTTCTACCTACGGAGGGCAGTTTTTTAAACAGGATGCTAAAGATACAACCGGTGCAAGTATAGTGGAGTGGTTGGCTATTGTTAATTATTACAAAACGCTTGCGCCCGATACGCTGTTGCCCGGCAAAAAACCTACGCCGCTGGTTGAAGACTGGGCCGGGTTTACGTTAAAAAAGCCTTCGGCGTTTAGTTCAACCAGTTTTACTACCGCCATAAACTATAACCCGGCTACCAAAAAGCTGTATAGTGCCGATGCCGTTAACGAAAAATTATACAGCTGGGATAGTAATTTAAAAGCCGATTCGCTGGCATCAATGCCATCGGCGGGCGTTGATATCAGTTTTGATAAAGAAGCAGGCAGTAACATTGGTTTTGTATCAGCTATTGGCCGTATGGCACCTGTTGATTTCCCTAACGGCAAAATTGTTAAGCTTAATCTCGACGCTAAAGACGTTCACGCTTCTGAAACTTATATCGCATCAGATTTGCCCCGGCCGGTGCAAACCATTGTGGGGGATTTTAATAAAGATGGCCTGAACGACGTTGTAGTATGCGGGCAGGGCGATAAAAAGGGCGGTATTTATATGTTGGTTCAAAATAAGGACAAAACCTACACCCAGCAGGTTATTTTAAATAAAGCAGGATCGGTACAAGCTTTAAAAGGCGATTTTAATAAAGATGGATGGCCTGACGTGATGGTTTTAACGGGCACAGGCGACGAAGGCCTGTGGTTGTTATTAAATGACCAGAAAGGCGGATTTACGACGAGAAAACTACTTACTTTCCCGCCAACAAACAGTTCAACCAGTTTTCAGTTGGTTGATATGAATCACGATGGTAATCTTGACCTGGTTTATACCTGCGGATATAATTACCATGATTCGCGCATTTTGAAACCCTACCATGGCCTGTATATTTTTACCAACGCGGGAGACTGGAATTTTAAACAAAAGTATTTTTACCCGATAAATGGGTGTACCAAAGCAATAGCAGCTGATTTTGATGGCGATGGTGACGTTGATATTGCAACAATAGCCTTTTTTGCCGATATGCAAAACACACCACAGGAGGAGTTTATTTACTTTGAACAAAACAAGCCGTTTGATTTTAAACCGCACGCTGTGCCTGTAAGTAAATATGGCCGCTGGATGTGCATGGAAACTGCCGATTTAAATAACGATGGTAAGCTTGATATTATATTAGGTAATTATGCCGACGGGTTTAAATTCATCCATGGCCTGCAACCGCAATGGGATAGAAATTTACCACTGATTGTGCTTGAAAATCATACAAAAAAATAG
- a CDS encoding vanadium-dependent haloperoxidase → MLKDADVLHNNVDQLTQVIIYDVFTPPVASRIYGYTTLAAYEAERYSDTSYNSIAAQLKGFGNPPKPKKDLKYNFTLAATKAFFTVAHKITFSVDTLQKYEDKVYAMYKDNLDDSTYARSIAFGTQMGKFILKRSAVDNYPQTRGKPRFLGNDGPGQWRPTAPDYLDGVEFCWGTMHTFAVDTSTQFKLPPPPAFSDDKNSPYFKQVVEVYELSKHITPEQTTIARFWDDNPFVIQHNGHMMFANKKITPGGHWIGIAAIACKQTHADALKTAQTYALTSIALFDAFICGWQVKYETNYIRPVTVINDKIDHDWLPMLQTPPFPEYPSGHSDISAASAVMLTHLFGDNFAYQDTSDLKYIGMQRHFDSFLKASDETSISRFYGGIHYRNSVDQGAVQGRQVGEYIWKKLKLKK, encoded by the coding sequence TTGTTAAAAGACGCGGACGTGTTACATAACAACGTTGATCAGTTAACGCAGGTTATCATTTATGATGTGTTTACACCGCCTGTTGCAAGCCGTATTTATGGCTATACCACGTTGGCGGCTTACGAGGCCGAGCGTTATTCTGATACCAGTTATAATTCTATAGCCGCGCAACTAAAGGGTTTTGGCAATCCGCCGAAGCCAAAAAAAGATTTAAAATATAATTTTACGCTGGCTGCAACCAAGGCTTTTTTTACAGTAGCCCACAAAATCACCTTCTCGGTAGATACGCTGCAGAAATATGAAGATAAGGTTTATGCCATGTACAAGGACAACCTTGATGATTCTACTTATGCCCGCTCAATAGCATTTGGCACGCAAATGGGTAAATTCATCCTGAAACGTTCGGCAGTTGATAATTATCCGCAAACCCGTGGCAAACCTCGTTTTTTGGGTAACGACGGCCCTGGTCAATGGCGCCCTACGGCCCCAGATTACCTTGATGGTGTTGAGTTTTGCTGGGGTACTATGCATACTTTTGCTGTTGATACTTCAACTCAATTTAAATTGCCGCCGCCGCCCGCCTTTAGCGACGACAAAAATAGCCCATATTTTAAGCAGGTTGTTGAAGTGTACGAATTAAGCAAACACATAACCCCCGAGCAAACTACTATAGCCCGCTTTTGGGACGATAATCCTTTTGTAATTCAGCATAACGGGCACATGATGTTTGCCAACAAGAAGATAACGCCTGGCGGCCACTGGATTGGCATTGCAGCTATTGCCTGCAAACAAACCCATGCTGATGCTTTAAAAACGGCACAGACTTATGCGCTTACTTCCATAGCCTTGTTTGATGCTTTTATTTGCGGCTGGCAGGTTAAATATGAAACCAACTATATAAGACCGGTTACGGTTATTAACGATAAAATTGACCATGACTGGCTGCCTATGCTGCAAACACCGCCATTCCCCGAATATCCAAGCGGACATAGCGATATCAGCGCTGCATCGGCAGTAATGCTTACCCACTTGTTTGGCGATAATTTTGCTTACCAGGATACCAGCGATTTAAAATATATAGGCATGCAACGCCATTTCGATTCGTTTTTAAAAGCGTCCGACGAAACATCTATAAGTCGGTTTTACGGCGGTATTCATTATCGTAACAGTGTTGACCAGGGAGCTGTACAAGGACGGCAAGTTGGCGAATACATCTGGAAGAAACTTAAATTAAAAAAATAA
- a CDS encoding VCBS repeat-containing protein — protein sequence MKYTYIFFSLLVFLSACKKSALFQQIPSSESGITFSNTIVEDDKINPLTKLNLYNGGGVGIGDFNNDGLQDIYFVANTLSNRLYLNKGDMKFEDVTAKAGVGGKGGWGRGVAVVDINNDGLADIYVCNTLLDDSVKRINLLYVNQGVDKDGVPVFKEMGKEYGLDINVHSTMASFFDYDNDGDLDMYVTVNEALASDNQSTFRPTIKDGSHKSTGRLYRNDWNAALKHPVFTNVSKQAGITIEGYGHATTIVDINKDGWKDIYVTNDFLPDNILYINNGDGTFTDRSKEYFKHTSFSAMGQDFEDVNNDGLVDAFEVDMNPEDNYRKKMFMPGNNYQVFQNFDRYNQQYQYTRNTLQINKGPRLGQNDSIGAPIFSEVAFLSGVGQTDWSWGPMLTDFDNDGLRDLIVTNGYPRDVTDHDFITFRNSAFAIASNKQILDQIPIVKIPNYAFKNTDGLQFTDVTKEWGLGTPSFSNGAAYADLDNDGAMDMIINNIDDEAFIYRNTARDKNKTNNNYLHIQFKGGPQNLGGIGAFANIYYNHGQQQVYENTPYRGYLSTIQNIAHFGLGNVSQVDSVVISWDNGKKQVLKNVKANQTLKVSMADAREPYSFKLPAQNTGALFREITKSAGISYKHQEKDYIDFNVQKLIPHKLSQYTPAVAVGDVDGNGFDDMVIGGTTLYPAQLLLQQASGKFIQRNLLPQSKTKVPALNPMDMGAYLSQVAGNKDEGVLLFDANGDGHPDLYIASGGFETQPGSVNYQDRFYLNDGKGNFILQPDALPKNLTSKLCVKSVDFDHDGKLDLFVSGRVDPWNYPKPVSSFILRNDSKNGVIKFTDVSAAVAPALKNIGLVCDATFTDFNNDGWPDLILTGEWMPITFLKNEKGVFKNVTNNTGVADKLGWWNTIAAGDFDHDGDIDYIVGNTGLNTFYKASDQYPIYITAKDFDNNDSYDAFPSVFLKDQDGVRQEFPAFGRDDIVKQMISMRIKFQNYRSFAVAPMDSIITPKMREGAIRLKVNYLQSCYLRNDGGGKFTMTPLPIDAQQSELCGITVDDFDGDGNLDVALSGNDYGTEVATGRYDAFNGLVLKGDGKGGFKPLSILQSGLYIPGDGKGLVKLRSAKGNYMLAATQNRDALKLFELNRSIKTVALQPLDAFAIIKYKNGKMTRQEFYNGSSFLSQSGRFFNIESNMASVTITDSYGHQRTVQLN from the coding sequence ATGAAGTATACCTATATATTTTTCAGCCTGCTTGTGTTTTTATCAGCCTGTAAAAAGTCGGCCCTTTTTCAACAAATACCCTCGTCAGAATCGGGCATTACTTTTAGCAATACCATTGTTGAAGATGATAAAATAAACCCCCTTACCAAGCTCAATCTTTACAATGGCGGCGGGGTAGGTATCGGCGATTTTAACAACGACGGCTTGCAGGATATATATTTTGTTGCCAATACGCTATCAAACAGGCTGTATCTTAACAAGGGCGACATGAAGTTTGAAGATGTAACCGCAAAAGCCGGGGTTGGCGGCAAAGGCGGATGGGGCAGGGGAGTGGCAGTTGTAGATATTAATAACGACGGCCTTGCCGATATATATGTTTGTAACACTTTGCTCGACGATTCTGTTAAGCGAATCAACCTGTTATACGTAAACCAGGGTGTTGACAAAGATGGCGTACCGGTTTTTAAAGAAATGGGTAAAGAGTATGGCCTGGATATTAACGTGCACTCTACCATGGCATCGTTTTTTGATTATGACAATGATGGCGACCTGGATATGTACGTTACTGTTAATGAAGCGTTAGCCAGCGACAATCAAAGTACCTTTAGGCCTACTATAAAAGATGGCAGTCACAAAAGTACAGGCAGGCTTTATCGTAACGATTGGAATGCCGCGCTTAAACACCCTGTATTTACAAACGTGTCAAAACAGGCAGGAATAACCATTGAAGGTTACGGGCATGCTACAACTATTGTTGATATTAACAAAGATGGCTGGAAGGACATATATGTAACCAATGATTTTTTACCTGATAATATACTGTACATCAACAATGGCGATGGTACTTTTACAGATAGATCGAAAGAATATTTTAAGCATACCTCATTTAGCGCAATGGGGCAGGATTTTGAAGATGTTAACAATGATGGGCTGGTTGATGCATTTGAAGTTGATATGAATCCCGAGGATAACTATCGTAAAAAGATGTTTATGCCCGGTAACAATTACCAGGTATTTCAAAATTTCGACCGCTATAACCAACAATACCAATATACACGCAATACCTTACAAATAAATAAAGGCCCGCGCCTGGGCCAGAATGATTCAATAGGCGCACCAATTTTTAGTGAAGTAGCTTTTTTAAGCGGTGTGGGGCAAACCGACTGGAGTTGGGGCCCAATGCTTACCGATTTTGATAACGATGGTTTACGAGATCTGATCGTGACCAATGGTTATCCGCGCGATGTTACCGATCATGACTTTATTACTTTCAGGAACAGCGCTTTTGCAATCGCGTCAAACAAACAAATCCTTGACCAGATTCCGATTGTAAAAATACCAAACTATGCATTTAAAAATACCGACGGGCTACAATTTACCGATGTAACTAAAGAATGGGGCCTTGGCACGCCATCGTTTTCAAACGGTGCGGCGTACGCCGATCTGGATAATGACGGCGCTATGGACATGATTATCAATAATATTGATGATGAAGCCTTTATTTACAGGAATACTGCCCGCGATAAAAATAAAACCAACAACAACTATTTACACATACAATTTAAAGGCGGTCCGCAAAACCTTGGCGGCATTGGGGCGTTTGCCAATATTTATTACAATCACGGCCAGCAGCAGGTGTATGAGAACACGCCATACCGTGGCTATTTGTCTACCATCCAAAACATAGCCCATTTTGGCCTTGGTAACGTATCCCAGGTAGACTCTGTTGTAATCAGTTGGGATAACGGAAAAAAACAGGTGCTGAAAAATGTAAAGGCCAACCAAACACTTAAAGTAAGCATGGCAGATGCCCGCGAGCCTTATTCGTTTAAACTCCCGGCCCAAAACACAGGCGCGCTTTTCCGCGAGATAACAAAATCGGCAGGCATTAGTTATAAGCACCAGGAAAAAGATTATATCGACTTTAACGTTCAAAAATTAATACCGCATAAATTATCGCAGTACACGCCGGCAGTAGCCGTTGGCGATGTGGATGGTAATGGTTTTGACGATATGGTAATTGGCGGTACAACTTTGTATCCGGCGCAATTATTATTGCAACAGGCCAGTGGCAAGTTTATTCAGCGCAATTTGCTGCCGCAATCAAAAACAAAGGTCCCAGCTTTAAACCCAATGGATATGGGGGCATATTTGTCGCAGGTTGCTGGTAATAAAGATGAAGGCGTACTATTGTTTGATGCCAATGGAGATGGCCATCCTGATTTATATATCGCCAGTGGCGGATTTGAAACCCAGCCAGGCTCCGTCAATTACCAGGATAGGTTTTACCTGAATGATGGCAAGGGCAATTTTATACTTCAGCCAGATGCTTTGCCCAAAAATCTCACCAGTAAATTGTGTGTAAAGTCTGTTGATTTTGACCATGATGGCAAGCTTGACCTCTTTGTATCGGGCCGGGTTGATCCATGGAATTATCCAAAACCGGTATCCAGCTTTATTTTGCGTAACGACAGTAAAAATGGTGTTATCAAATTTACCGATGTATCTGCTGCGGTGGCGCCCGCTTTAAAAAATATCGGTCTGGTATGTGATGCCACCTTTACCGATTTTAATAACGATGGCTGGCCCGATTTAATACTTACCGGCGAATGGATGCCTATAACCTTTTTGAAAAATGAAAAAGGGGTATTTAAAAACGTCACAAACAACACTGGGGTAGCCGATAAATTAGGCTGGTGGAATACCATTGCCGCAGGCGATTTTGATCATGATGGTGATATCGACTACATTGTAGGCAATACGGGCCTGAATACTTTTTACAAAGCATCAGACCAATATCCTATTTATATAACAGCTAAAGATTTTGATAATAATGATAGTTATGACGCCTTTCCATCGGTTTTTTTAAAAGATCAGGACGGAGTAAGGCAGGAGTTCCCGGCATTTGGGCGCGATGATATTGTAAAGCAAATGATTAGCATGCGTATCAAATTCCAAAACTACCGCTCTTTTGCTGTGGCCCCTATGGATTCGATAATCACCCCGAAAATGCGCGAAGGTGCTATCCGTCTGAAGGTAAACTACCTGCAGTCGTGCTATTTGCGCAACGATGGTGGCGGTAAATTTACAATGACGCCGTTACCAATTGATGCCCAGCAGTCTGAACTTTGCGGTATTACCGTTGATGATTTTGATGGCGACGGCAACCTTGATGTAGCCCTGAGCGGCAATGATTACGGTACCGAGGTTGCAACAGGCCGCTACGATGCATTTAACGGACTGGTGCTAAAAGGTGATGGCAAAGGTGGTTTTAAACCCTTAAGTATTTTACAAAGCGGTTTATACATACCTGGCGATGGCAAAGGCCTTGTTAAATTAAGAAGCGCCAAGGGGAATTATATGCTTGCAGCAACCCAAAACCGGGATGCCCTGAAGTTATTTGAGCTAAACCGAAGCATTAAAACGGTTGCTTTACAGCCGTTGGATGCTTTTGCAATCATCAAATATAAAAATGGAAAAATGACCAGGCAAGAGTTTTATAATGGTAGTTCTTTCTTGTCGCAGTCAGGCAGATTCTTTAATATTGAAAGTAATATGGCATCAGTAACAATAACTGATAGCTATGGCCACCAACGAACCGTACAGCTTAACTAA
- a CDS encoding RagB/SusD family nutrient uptake outer membrane protein gives MKKFQFKLIIPLCLLLICAVYACKKSFLDKPALGQIDPALLANKAGVESLLIGAYSELDGYGGNGAGQSAAPSNWMFGSITGGDAYKGSDPSDGANDQTPVATFILPATNSFIVGKYAAQYDGVQRANDVLRGIPNAKDLSADDVKRITGEARFLRGYFYFELRRNFFMVPYADETATDFANIKNDKDIYPMIEADFKFAMDNLPETQPQRGRANKYAAMAYLAKVYMAQSKYTDAKPLLATLMTSGKTAGGQTYALNDHFQQNFSPEAGQKNSAESVFAVQASVNDGSLGNNSNQGDNLNFPYNGGPGGCCGFFNPSQWLANSYKTDPVTGLPLLDDFNSAPAVTDVTYTGTLDPRIDITMGRKGIPYLDWGPHPGDAWIRNPGSDGHFSPKKNVYSKSEVGTNTSTENTWTSALSTSNNVNLIRYSDIILWAAECEVETGSLVTAMTLVNKVRARAQITSGWVYLNSPYDASKSIYTVQTTPAANYKVGLYTVFATQEYARKAVRFERKIELAMEGHRFFDLQRWGSAYQAAEINAFFASDKSIDITLKDAHFTQNQDEYRPIPQAQIDISNSKGPIVLKQNPGY, from the coding sequence ATGAAAAAATTTCAATTTAAATTAATTATACCGCTTTGCCTGCTGTTAATATGTGCAGTATATGCGTGTAAAAAAAGCTTTCTGGATAAGCCGGCATTGGGTCAAATAGATCCAGCTTTGCTCGCTAATAAAGCTGGTGTTGAGAGTTTGTTAATTGGTGCCTACTCCGAACTGGATGGTTATGGTGGTAATGGTGCGGGGCAATCTGCGGCGCCATCAAACTGGATGTTTGGTAGTATTACCGGTGGGGATGCATACAAAGGCTCAGATCCGTCAGATGGTGCAAATGACCAAACCCCGGTAGCTACATTTATTTTACCGGCCACAAATTCATTCATAGTAGGTAAGTATGCCGCGCAATATGATGGTGTTCAACGTGCTAACGATGTTTTGAGAGGAATTCCAAACGCAAAGGATCTTTCGGCTGATGATGTTAAAAGAATAACAGGCGAAGCAAGGTTTTTAAGAGGCTACTTCTATTTTGAATTGCGCCGTAATTTCTTTATGGTACCTTATGCAGACGAAACCGCTACAGATTTCGCAAATATCAAAAACGATAAAGACATTTATCCAATGATAGAAGCGGATTTTAAATTTGCAATGGACAACCTTCCCGAAACTCAGCCTCAAAGAGGTCGTGCTAATAAATATGCTGCAATGGCTTATTTGGCAAAGGTTTATATGGCGCAGTCTAAATACACAGATGCAAAACCTTTGTTAGCTACATTGATGACTTCCGGTAAAACGGCAGGTGGTCAAACATATGCATTGAATGATCACTTTCAGCAAAATTTCAGTCCTGAAGCAGGTCAGAAGAACAGTGCCGAGTCGGTTTTCGCAGTTCAAGCTTCTGTAAATGATGGTTCATTGGGTAATAACAGTAACCAAGGTGATAACTTGAACTTTCCTTATAATGGTGGTCCTGGTGGTTGCTGCGGTTTCTTTAACCCGTCACAATGGTTAGCAAACTCTTATAAAACAGACCCGGTAACTGGCTTACCATTACTTGATGATTTTAACTCAGCACCTGCTGTAACTGATGTTACTTATACTGGTACATTAGATCCTCGTATTGATATTACTATGGGTCGTAAAGGCATTCCTTACCTTGATTGGGGACCACACCCTGGCGATGCCTGGATTCGTAACCCAGGATCAGACGGTCACTTCAGCCCTAAAAAGAATGTGTATTCAAAAAGTGAGGTTGGTACTAACACAAGTACGGAAAATACCTGGACCTCTGCTTTAAGTACATCAAACAATGTTAACCTCATCCGTTATTCTGATATCATTTTATGGGCAGCAGAATGCGAAGTTGAAACAGGTAGCCTTGTAACTGCAATGACTCTTGTAAACAAGGTACGTGCCCGTGCTCAAATTACCAGTGGCTGGGTTTATTTAAATTCACCTTATGACGCTTCTAAATCAATCTATACGGTTCAAACTACACCCGCTGCTAATTATAAAGTTGGTTTGTATACCGTATTCGCGACTCAGGAATATGCACGTAAAGCTGTTCGTTTTGAACGTAAAATTGAACTGGCTATGGAAGGTCACCGTTTCTTCGATTTACAACGTTGGGGTAGTGCTTATCAGGCTGCTGAAATTAATGCGTTCTTTGCGAGCGATAAATCAATTGACATCACATTGAAGGATGCTCATTTTACGCAAAATCAGGATGAGTATCGTCCTATCCCTCAGGCCCAAATTGACATTTCAAATTCAAAAGGCCCAATAGTTTTAAAACAAAATCCTGGTTATTAA